A single region of the Changchengzhania lutea genome encodes:
- a CDS encoding ABC transporter permease, producing the protein MKTILYIIQKEFKQIFRNKGMLPIIFVLPLLQLVILSNAATFEVKHIKFGYIDNDHTSTSRALVEKFNASTYFDVLTDFPSEALASSAMLKGEVDVVLEIPHYFERDLQKEKYIDLGVTINAIDGAAAGVENVYVTQIIQRFNQHLKVDLLQPSDKLVQPTNIDTIPLFWYNETLNYKTFMVPGILVLLVSMITLFLSGMNIVREKEIGTLEQINVTPIKKSQFIIGKLFPFWVIGMGLLTVGLILARLIFNVPMLGSLVLMYLYTSIYILVILGIGLFISNFTDTQQQAMFIAWFFVVIFILMSGLFTPIESMPRWAQIVTEFNPIKYYVEVMRMVMLKGSGFMDILPLLLKTLLYALIMNGLAVWSYKKTT; encoded by the coding sequence ATGAAAACAATTCTATACATCATACAAAAAGAGTTCAAGCAAATATTTAGAAATAAAGGGATGCTTCCTATCATTTTTGTATTACCACTACTCCAATTGGTAATATTATCCAATGCTGCTACATTCGAAGTAAAACACATCAAATTCGGTTATATAGATAATGACCATACATCGACATCAAGAGCATTAGTAGAAAAATTTAATGCGTCCACTTATTTTGATGTCTTAACAGATTTTCCTTCGGAAGCGTTAGCAAGTTCAGCCATGTTAAAAGGCGAAGTGGATGTTGTTTTAGAAATTCCTCATTATTTTGAACGTGATTTACAAAAAGAAAAATACATCGATTTAGGTGTTACCATTAATGCTATTGATGGTGCAGCAGCTGGTGTTGAAAATGTATATGTTACTCAAATAATTCAGCGTTTTAATCAACATTTAAAAGTAGATTTATTACAACCTTCAGACAAACTAGTACAGCCCACAAATATTGACACTATTCCTTTATTCTGGTATAACGAAACCTTGAATTATAAAACCTTTATGGTACCAGGTATTCTCGTGTTATTGGTTTCTATGATTACCTTATTTCTTTCAGGAATGAATATTGTTCGAGAAAAAGAAATTGGCACCTTAGAGCAAATCAATGTGACACCAATTAAGAAAAGTCAGTTTATTATTGGGAAGCTTTTTCCGTTTTGGGTTATTGGAATGGGTTTATTAACGGTTGGATTAATACTGGCAAGATTAATTTTTAATGTGCCCATGCTTGGTAGTTTAGTACTCATGTATTTATACACCTCCATTTATATTTTAGTGATTTTAGGAATAGGGTTATTCATTTCAAATTTTACGGACACGCAACAACAAGCCATGTTTATTGCTTGGTTTTTTGTAGTCATTTTTATTTTAATGAGTGGTTTATTTACACCTATTGAAAGTATGCCTAGATGGGCACAAATAGTTACAGAATTCAACCCTATAAAGTATTATGTAGAAGTGATGCGAATGGTGATGCTTAAAGGTTCTGGATTTATGGATATACTTCCACTGTTATTAAAGACACTTCTGTATGCACTTATAATGAATGGTTTAGCGGTTTGGAGTTATAAAAAGACAACTTAA
- a CDS encoding CHRD domain-containing protein, translated as MKNLFKCIVLSVFLIGLVSCSSDDDSNSTPDSMVTFVSVLDGNSTVPATGSTGTGTATLVYNTDTKIFVLTGTHTGVVAVNGHIHLGAVGVSGGVVFPLDSFDSPMSLTSPVLNAVQEADLMANLYYVNIHTALFPSGEIRGQLIKQ; from the coding sequence ATGAAAAATCTTTTCAAATGCATTGTCCTTTCAGTCTTCTTAATAGGATTGGTTTCCTGTAGCAGCGATGATGATTCTAATTCAACACCAGATTCTATGGTTACTTTTGTCTCGGTTCTTGATGGCAACAGCACAGTTCCTGCCACGGGCTCTACAGGAACAGGAACTGCAACACTTGTCTATAATACGGACACAAAAATATTTGTGCTTACCGGAACGCATACAGGCGTAGTCGCAGTGAATGGTCACATACATTTAGGTGCTGTTGGTGTTAGTGGAGGTGTTGTATTCCCCTTAGATTCTTTTGACTCTCCAATGAGTCTAACGAGTCCGGTTTTAAATGCTGTTCAAGAAGCAGATCTTATGGCGAATCTATATTATGTGAATATACATACTGCCCTATTTCCGTCTGGAGAAATTAGAGGCCAGTTAATAAAGCAATAA
- a CDS encoding restriction endonuclease codes for MLKHEIFVKKSTEEIEPFLIQKLKQSLQSCGATKKEVDAIITQMQPSIYDGISSNEIYKKAFSILKKYNKISASRYSLKRAIFNLGPTGYPFERLVGALLKEKGYKTKVSVILNGECITHEIDVLAEKEGNVYAIECKFHSDAKASSNVKVPLYINSRFLDIQKQWNTNLKNKTHLKQGWLVTNTRFTEDALNYGKCVGLTMLSWDYPKNNGLKANIDSLALYPVTTLTTLSKKEKHQLIDKDLVLVKELINASHKMKSIGLSEKRINHVLDEVKKLCNFSQHKA; via the coding sequence ATGTTGAAACATGAAATATTCGTAAAGAAAAGCACCGAAGAAATAGAGCCATTTTTAATTCAAAAATTAAAACAGTCGCTTCAATCTTGTGGTGCAACTAAAAAAGAGGTGGATGCCATTATTACTCAAATGCAACCCTCTATTTATGATGGAATATCTTCAAATGAAATTTATAAGAAAGCCTTTTCCATATTAAAAAAATACAACAAGATATCTGCATCACGCTACAGTTTAAAACGTGCCATATTTAATTTAGGCCCTACAGGTTATCCTTTTGAGCGATTAGTTGGAGCTTTATTAAAGGAAAAAGGATATAAAACTAAAGTCAGCGTTATTTTAAATGGTGAATGTATAACCCACGAAATCGATGTATTGGCAGAAAAAGAAGGAAACGTGTATGCTATAGAATGTAAGTTTCATTCGGATGCTAAAGCTTCAAGCAATGTAAAAGTACCTTTATATATTAATTCCAGATTTTTAGATATACAAAAACAATGGAACACAAATTTAAAAAATAAAACACATTTAAAACAAGGTTGGTTGGTCACTAATACCAGATTTACTGAGGATGCCTTGAATTATGGGAAATGTGTTGGATTAACCATGTTGAGTTGGGATTACCCAAAAAACAACGGTTTAAAAGCAAATATTGATTCCTTGGCTTTATATCCTGTTACCACGTTAACAACATTAAGTAAAAAAGAAAAACACCAACTTATTGATAAAGATCTTGTTTTGGTCAAGGAGCTAATTAACGCTTCCCATAAAATGAAAAGTATTGGATTATCAGAAAAAAGGATTAATCATGTTTTAGATGAAGTTAAAAAACTGTGTAATTTTTCACAACACAAGGCTTAA
- a CDS encoding LOG family protein — MKTVKKIILSKDESLFVRGPLSRFKELTFAFKVFFNFIKAFRKMHFIGPCVTVFGSARFTKDSEHYKNAEKIGAALAKTGFTVMTGGGPGIMEAANKGAFQAGGKSVGCNIILPFEQKPNPYLHKWINIPYFFLRKVILVKYSYAFVVMPGGIGTLDELFEALTLIQTKIIQDFPVVIFDSEYHKELCQHIHLMAENESISPDDMKLLFVTDSVEDVITHIESHSIKKFGLVKKQVKPKWWLGEQNNKLIQNEN; from the coding sequence ATGAAAACTGTTAAAAAAATAATACTTTCTAAAGACGAGTCCTTGTTTGTTAGAGGTCCTTTATCTCGTTTTAAGGAATTGACCTTTGCTTTTAAAGTGTTTTTTAATTTTATAAAAGCCTTTAGGAAAATGCATTTTATTGGGCCTTGTGTGACTGTTTTTGGTTCAGCACGATTTACAAAAGATTCCGAACATTATAAAAATGCCGAAAAAATTGGAGCTGCCTTAGCCAAAACAGGATTTACAGTGATGACAGGTGGTGGTCCAGGCATTATGGAAGCTGCCAATAAAGGTGCTTTTCAAGCTGGAGGAAAATCGGTTGGTTGCAATATTATTTTACCTTTTGAACAAAAACCAAATCCGTATCTGCATAAATGGATCAACATTCCGTACTTTTTTCTTCGAAAAGTTATTTTGGTGAAATATTCATATGCTTTTGTGGTCATGCCTGGAGGCATAGGTACGCTCGATGAACTCTTTGAAGCTTTAACCTTAATACAAACGAAAATCATTCAAGATTTTCCTGTAGTTATTTTCGATTCAGAATATCATAAGGAATTGTGTCAACATATTCATTTAATGGCAGAAAATGAAAGTATCAGTCCAGATGATATGAAACTACTTTTTGTAACAGATTCTGTGGAAGATGTAATTACTCATATTGAATCGCATTCCATAAAAAAATTCGGACTAGTTAAAAAACAAGTCAAACCAAAATGGTGGTTAGGTGAACAAAACAATAAACTAATACAAAATGAAAACTAA
- a CDS encoding acyl-CoA dehydrogenase family protein gives MLQNILLEREIYASEEHKMMQKMIQDFINNEIIDQTDAWEKNGMVSRDIWERAGELGLLCIDMPEKYGGTGLDFSFSALFIEELAKKGVSGPGFSLHSDIIAPYLLKYGTEAQKQKYLPIMATGKLITSLGMTEPNCGSDLKAIKTTAVDKGDHYVVNGQKTFITNGYMSDMSIVAVKTNTATDKEGVSLLIMESDSKGFEKGIPFKKIGMKAQDTCELFFDNVKVPKENLLGEEGLGFKIMMTELARERLTVALNAIGGAEGAIENTIEYTSKRIAFKQPIAGFQNTQFKLAECAAQLQVHQAFLDRCTKLLSSHQLTAESASIAKYSATEMHNKVVDECLQLFGGYGYMWDYPIARMYADNRVARIYAGTNEIMKLLIARGLFKELFQKMKRARKEHHHPGE, from the coding sequence ATGTTACAAAATATTTTATTAGAACGCGAAATATACGCATCAGAAGAACATAAAATGATGCAAAAAATGATTCAGGATTTCATCAACAACGAAATTATTGATCAAACAGATGCATGGGAAAAAAATGGGATGGTAAGCCGAGACATCTGGGAACGTGCCGGGGAATTAGGTTTGCTATGCATCGATATGCCTGAAAAGTATGGTGGCACTGGTTTAGATTTTAGCTTTAGCGCCTTATTCATTGAAGAATTGGCAAAAAAAGGGGTTAGTGGCCCCGGTTTTTCGTTGCATTCAGATATTATTGCACCATATCTCTTAAAGTATGGTACCGAAGCTCAAAAGCAAAAATATCTACCTATCATGGCTACCGGAAAACTAATCACATCCCTTGGTATGACCGAGCCAAACTGTGGCAGTGATCTTAAAGCTATTAAAACAACCGCGGTAGATAAAGGTGACCATTATGTGGTAAACGGACAAAAAACCTTTATCACAAATGGCTATATGAGTGATATGTCCATAGTAGCCGTAAAAACCAATACTGCAACGGATAAAGAAGGTGTGTCTTTATTGATTATGGAAAGTGATTCTAAAGGTTTTGAAAAGGGAATCCCTTTCAAGAAAATAGGTATGAAAGCTCAAGATACCTGTGAATTATTTTTTGATAATGTAAAAGTTCCAAAAGAAAATTTATTAGGAGAAGAAGGATTAGGTTTTAAAATTATGATGACAGAATTGGCTAGAGAGCGTTTAACAGTAGCGCTCAATGCTATTGGTGGGGCAGAAGGTGCCATAGAAAATACTATTGAATACACCTCTAAAAGAATTGCTTTTAAGCAACCCATTGCCGGATTCCAAAACACCCAATTTAAATTGGCCGAATGTGCTGCTCAATTACAAGTGCATCAGGCTTTTTTAGATCGTTGTACAAAGTTATTATCTAGTCATCAGCTAACCGCTGAAAGCGCCTCAATAGCGAAGTATTCAGCAACAGAAATGCACAATAAAGTCGTCGATGAATGCCTGCAGTTATTTGGTGGTTATGGTTATATGTGGGATTACCCAATTGCCCGCATGTATGCAGATAATAGGGTCGCCAGAATTTATGCTGGAACCAATGAGATCATGAAATTATTGATCGCCCGCGGTTTGTTTAAAGAATTGTTTCAAAAAATGAAACGAGCAAGAAAGGAGCATCATCACCCAGGGGAATGA
- a CDS encoding ABC transporter ATP-binding protein: MSITVSNISKSYKNVNALQDISFEVKEGELFGLIGPDGAGKTTLFRILTTLLFANEGRATVADFDVVTDYKKIRNSVGYMPGKFSLYQDLTVEENLNFFATIFGTTIEANYDLIKDIYVQIEPFKDRRAGKLSGGMKQKLALSCALIHKPKVLFLDEPTTGVDPVSRKEFWDMLKRLQQKGITILVSTPYMDEAALCDRIALIQDGKILQIDTPEAIVKHYPKPIYNVSANNMYQLINSLNAYEFNYSVYPFGEFVHYTDRRTDFNPDDLIRYLETKNVLNIDIEKTIATIEDTFMELAK, translated from the coding sequence ATGAGTATTACAGTTTCTAACATATCAAAATCCTATAAAAACGTAAATGCTTTACAGGATATTTCTTTTGAGGTAAAAGAAGGCGAACTCTTTGGACTCATTGGTCCTGATGGTGCAGGTAAAACAACACTCTTTAGGATTTTAACAACGCTTTTATTTGCTAATGAAGGCCGTGCAACTGTAGCTGATTTTGATGTGGTTACAGATTATAAAAAAATACGAAACAGTGTTGGCTATATGCCTGGGAAATTCTCATTATATCAAGATTTAACTGTTGAAGAAAATCTAAATTTCTTTGCTACTATTTTCGGAACAACCATTGAAGCAAACTACGATTTAATAAAAGATATTTACGTACAGATTGAACCTTTTAAAGACCGTAGAGCAGGAAAACTTTCCGGTGGTATGAAGCAAAAATTGGCTTTGAGCTGTGCTTTAATCCACAAACCCAAAGTGTTGTTTTTAGATGAACCAACAACTGGTGTGGATCCTGTGTCGAGAAAAGAGTTCTGGGACATGCTAAAACGCTTGCAACAAAAAGGGATTACCATTTTGGTGTCGACACCTTATATGGACGAAGCTGCTTTGTGTGATAGAATTGCACTGATTCAAGATGGAAAAATACTTCAGATTGATACACCTGAAGCGATTGTAAAGCACTATCCGAAGCCAATTTATAATGTAAGCGCAAACAATATGTATCAATTAATAAATAGTTTAAATGCATATGAATTTAATTATAGCGTCTATCCTTTTGGCGAGTTTGTGCATTATACAGACCGTAGAACAGATTTTAACCCTGATGATCTAATAAGATATTTAGAAACTAAAAACGTATTGAATATAGACATTGAAAAAACAATTGCAACTATTGAAGACACCTTTATGGAATTAGCAAAATAG
- a CDS encoding GxxExxY protein, translating into MNILSENDISYIIRGAIFKVYSELGPGLLESVYETVLLFELQQQGLDVKRQVPLPVFYEGNKMELGFRLDLLVNDKVLIEIKSVENLAEVHHKQVLTYLKLSNLKLGVLVNFNVGNISKGIFRKVNGL; encoded by the coding sequence ATGAATATACTATCAGAAAACGACATATCCTATATCATTCGAGGTGCAATCTTTAAAGTATATAGTGAATTAGGCCCAGGTTTGTTGGAATCTGTTTATGAAACTGTGTTGCTCTTCGAATTGCAACAACAAGGGTTAGATGTAAAAAGGCAAGTGCCATTACCCGTATTTTATGAAGGCAATAAAATGGAATTAGGTTTTCGATTGGATTTATTGGTAAATGATAAAGTATTAATTGAGATTAAATCAGTAGAAAATTTAGCAGAAGTACATCATAAACAGGTATTAACCTATTTAAAGCTTTCAAATTTGAAATTAGGGGTTTTAGTCAATTTCAATGTAGGTAACATATCAAAAGGCATTTTTAGAAAAGTAAATGGCTTGTAG
- a CDS encoding ABC transporter ATP-binding protein — MNNNKVIQVEGLTKMFGEFTAVNTITFDVEKGEIFGFLGANGAGKTTAMKMLIGISNPTSGKAKVAGFDVFTNAEDIKKNIGYMSQKFAMYDDLTVKENITFFGGIYGLSRKLIKEKSAVLIEELGLEKVTNTLVGALPLGWKQKLSFSVSLIHDPKIVFLDEPTGGVDPITRRQFWEMIYKAANQGTTVFVTTHYMDEAEYCDRVSIMVDGKIEALDTPKKLKEQFKAANMNDVFLKLARNPSP; from the coding sequence ATGAACAACAACAAAGTCATACAAGTAGAAGGATTAACCAAAATGTTTGGTGAATTTACAGCTGTAAATACCATTACTTTCGACGTTGAAAAAGGCGAGATATTTGGGTTTTTAGGTGCAAATGGAGCAGGAAAAACCACAGCAATGAAAATGCTGATAGGCATTTCTAATCCAACATCTGGTAAAGCCAAGGTTGCAGGATTTGATGTGTTTACCAATGCTGAAGACATTAAGAAGAACATTGGTTATATGAGTCAGAAATTTGCTATGTATGACGATTTAACCGTTAAGGAAAATATTACTTTTTTTGGTGGAATTTATGGTTTATCGAGAAAACTAATAAAAGAAAAATCAGCAGTTTTAATTGAAGAATTGGGACTTGAAAAAGTTACTAATACACTGGTTGGTGCTTTACCATTGGGCTGGAAGCAGAAATTATCTTTTTCTGTGTCCTTAATTCACGATCCTAAAATTGTGTTTTTAGACGAACCAACAGGAGGTGTGGATCCAATTACCAGACGTCAGTTTTGGGAAATGATTTACAAAGCAGCCAACCAAGGAACTACTGTTTTTGTAACTACTCACTATATGGATGAAGCCGAATACTGTGATCGTGTTTCTATTATGGTTGACGGTAAAATAGAAGCTTTAGATACGCCTAAAAAACTTAAAGAACAGTTTAAGGCAGCAAATATGAATGATGTGTTTTTAAAATTAGCGAGAAACCCATCACCATAA
- a CDS encoding ABC transporter permease has product MKRFIGFIKKEFYHIFRDKRSLFILFGMPIAQILLFGFAITNEINNVDIAILDHSKDATTEEIINKISASKYFTIKQMVTREADIASVFKKGQVKAVLNFEKDFSKNLIKEHKATVQIITDATDPNTANTISNYVNAILQKYQKELNKDITIAYQIVPETRMVYNPELKSVYMFVPGVMTIILMLVSAMMTSISITREKELGTMEILLVSPLKPFQVIIGKVFPYIFLSIINAVVIVILSIFIFNMPVQGSLFLLALESILFIISALALGILISTISESQQTAMMISLMGLMLPVILLSGFIFPISSMPMPLQIISHIIPAKWFIIIIKGIMLKGVGLQFIWKETLILLGMTVFFIALSVKKYKIRLE; this is encoded by the coding sequence ATGAAACGTTTTATAGGCTTTATAAAAAAAGAATTCTACCACATCTTTAGGGATAAACGCTCGTTGTTTATTCTCTTCGGAATGCCAATTGCTCAAATTTTACTGTTTGGTTTCGCTATCACCAATGAAATCAATAATGTGGATATTGCTATTCTGGATCATTCAAAAGATGCCACTACAGAAGAAATTATTAATAAAATTTCAGCTTCAAAATATTTCACGATAAAACAAATGGTAACTCGTGAAGCAGATATAGCTTCGGTGTTTAAAAAAGGACAGGTTAAAGCAGTTCTAAATTTTGAAAAAGACTTCAGCAAAAACCTAATTAAAGAGCATAAAGCAACTGTACAGATTATTACAGATGCTACAGATCCAAATACAGCAAATACTATTAGTAATTACGTAAATGCCATTCTTCAGAAGTATCAAAAAGAATTAAACAAGGATATTACAATAGCCTATCAAATAGTTCCAGAAACACGAATGGTCTATAATCCAGAATTAAAAAGCGTGTATATGTTTGTGCCTGGTGTTATGACCATTATTCTCATGTTGGTTTCTGCCATGATGACCTCTATTTCCATTACAAGGGAAAAGGAATTGGGTACTATGGAAATTCTCCTGGTGTCGCCGCTAAAACCATTTCAGGTCATTATAGGAAAAGTGTTTCCATATATTTTCCTATCCATCATCAACGCTGTTGTCATCGTTATTTTAAGCATTTTCATTTTTAATATGCCGGTTCAAGGTAGCTTGTTTTTATTGGCTTTAGAGAGTATTCTTTTTATAATTAGTGCTTTAGCCTTAGGGATTTTAATCTCAACCATTTCAGAATCGCAACAAACCGCCATGATGATTTCATTAATGGGATTGATGCTTCCTGTGATATTATTATCTGGATTCATTTTTCCTATTTCAAGCATGCCTATGCCTTTACAAATCATTAGCCATATCATTCCAGCAAAGTGGTTTATCATTATCATTAAAGGCATCATGCTCAAGGGTGTAGGATTACAATTTATATGGAAAGAAACCCTTATTTTATTGGGAATGACGGTGTTTTTTATTGCATTGAGTGTAAAGAAATATAAAATACGATTGGAGTAA
- a CDS encoding DUF2141 domain-containing protein, which yields MEKIVILSMLLFGIFTTNTKTDSYALTIKTEDLENSDGTIIFALYNKGGSIPDQKFRKYYRKESASIIDKKSEFTFNNLPQGVYAVTILHDENNNGKIDKKFMLPLPDEGVGFLNYDDFGLSNRPNFKNASFILNKDTTVVVKVIYK from the coding sequence ATGGAAAAAATAGTCATTTTAAGTATGCTACTGTTTGGCATATTCACAACCAACACTAAAACAGATTCTTATGCATTAACAATAAAAACCGAAGATTTAGAAAACTCTGATGGCACTATCATATTTGCTCTATATAATAAAGGCGGTTCTATACCAGATCAAAAATTTAGAAAATATTATAGAAAAGAAAGTGCAAGTATTATTGATAAAAAATCAGAATTCACATTTAATAATTTGCCACAAGGTGTATACGCTGTCACAATATTGCACGATGAAAATAACAATGGAAAAATAGATAAAAAATTCATGTTGCCATTGCCAGATGAAGGTGTCGGTTTCTTAAATTACGATGATTTTGGATTGAGTAATCGACCAAACTTTAAAAATGCCAGTTTTATCCTAAATAAAGACACAACCGTTGTAGTTAAAGTCATTTATAAATAA
- a CDS encoding HlyD family secretion protein: MKNYNYILGLSIIATTLFSCGNDSGKADGYGNFEATEITISAENNGKLMQFDVNEGNTLEKEQFIGYIDTIPLALKREQLMVSKAVINSKSKGVLSQINVLNAKLKTANTNKTRTENLIKDNAGTQKQLDDISGEIDVIKNQIRSVEIQNAPVVNELKSIDVQLKQIDDQIQKSKIINPVNGTVLTKYAEPNEITAFGKPLYKIADLNTMQLRVYVSETQLATIKIGQQVTVKIDDVEAMKSYKGKISWIASEAEFTPKIIQTKEERVALVYAVKIDVKNDGSLKIGMPAELWINNSDNK; this comes from the coding sequence ATGAAAAATTACAATTATATATTAGGATTAAGCATTATAGCTACGACTCTATTTTCCTGTGGAAATGATAGCGGAAAAGCAGATGGTTACGGCAATTTTGAAGCGACAGAAATTACCATTTCAGCTGAAAATAACGGAAAATTAATGCAGTTTGATGTTAACGAAGGCAACACACTTGAAAAAGAACAATTTATAGGCTATATCGATACCATTCCATTAGCATTAAAACGAGAACAATTAATGGTGTCTAAAGCTGTGATTAACTCAAAATCTAAAGGTGTATTGTCTCAAATTAATGTGTTGAATGCCAAGTTAAAAACAGCAAACACCAACAAAACTCGAACTGAAAATTTAATAAAAGACAACGCAGGAACACAAAAACAATTAGATGATATTTCTGGCGAAATAGATGTTATAAAAAACCAAATTAGAAGTGTAGAAATACAAAATGCACCAGTTGTTAATGAATTGAAATCTATTGATGTGCAGCTCAAACAAATTGACGACCAAATCCAGAAAAGTAAAATCATAAATCCTGTAAATGGAACAGTTTTAACCAAATACGCAGAACCAAATGAAATTACAGCTTTTGGCAAACCACTTTACAAAATTGCCGATTTAAATACGATGCAACTGCGCGTTTATGTTAGCGAAACACAACTGGCCACTATTAAAATAGGACAACAAGTTACTGTAAAAATTGATGATGTAGAGGCTATGAAATCTTATAAAGGCAAAATTAGTTGGATTGCTTCGGAAGCCGAATTTACACCAAAAATTATTCAAACCAAAGAAGAGCGTGTTGCTCTGGTTTATGCAGTAAAAATTGATGTAAAAAACGATGGTAGTCTTAAAATAGGAATGCCAGCAGAACTATGGATAAACAATTCAGACAATAAATAA